One genomic window of Panicum hallii strain FIL2 chromosome 6, PHallii_v3.1, whole genome shotgun sequence includes the following:
- the LOC112897085 gene encoding ENHANCER OF AG-4 protein 2, with product MPPGGRRGAKQGRKWTREPQLGDLVLAKIKGYPAWPAKISRPEDWDQTPTPRKFFVYFYGTREIAFVPLADLQEFTEKTKNDLLDRAPNIKVQRKYVQAYNDAVEQICKAYSELPKSSEAASGALLDQSEKTTEHLAKSPVDGETPGLDRMESDSPTDDSNASGQGSGTEEDMKDGGHEIGDHSLAVSQNKTSSLQDPEHPKTKKPVASKSALDMYLEQEHSPTSVRAERETEEVKIENESRPPEGFVLDPNLEVVCALEVPMKSKANKLLRNAEKKENKRADIGSSTGRTATEVASDVLNMTADKESREFKKSKITAKQSLATGSEKRDHNKIVHGKPDKELTGKSSGGFSSDKKSLPGGGQRKTDSNTDIRPAKKPRLMDKAGETDKTVAKSEAKLSINYEKHNAMKHERSTAVETGKNTIPKTSISDDRARRSDSVVSPVSRLHSEVLEPASCSATQSTIADSAKKGSSMKEGASRVDRQLAKPKRRACRFDDDEDEGQRTPLHRTSAKSISTHIVPAEKAGSRGKFSSHVGNASLKKSGPAREEKSKGSGMSPAKHELVCSSPNQDKMHARQQVMGRRSLTGSADTSAGMGNKMNLLDRKSSSQVKMPTSSEVKKLHSSSKQLHLTSGNSHSRNYPASEKNSLLSKSEDTKAKLKPGAQAVEHKVSTTVTVSAERAGKRDHLKEERSISVDKAASSEPNPDSVKSMKHLIAAAQARRNLMASTHGKFDGSLTDNVGSTSTPYGLPGLSPSPVFRIPSPPRIALPESPGQRIVLKSPMELDHEHGKSPKSRQASGSPSGGTDAAIARDALEGMIETLSRTKDSIGRATRHAIECSKYGIAGEIVELLVQKLESEPNLHRRIDLLFLVDSITQCSHSQRGVAGASYVPTVQASLPRLLGAAAPPGSSARENRRQCLKVLRLWLERKIMPEEILRKYMGDIEVPNDDTSTSFMLKRPSRAERSVDDPIREMDDMLVDEYGSNATFELSGILSSKVFEDDEDFPRNNGLSPFISQPVESDNIRETEDTIAPASVEEHIIRPENVTTVAAMEGALEGNKQHTDGAILIEHDSRQEPGSEQALIDQNELPPLPDGPPPLPSDSPPPPPLPSDSPPPPPLPSGSSPPPPLPSDSPPPPPPLPPSPPPATPPPPPPLPLSPASPPPPPPPPLPSGPPPQPAPPRPPTQAPPLPSILPPVPSSPSSLGYQPPAPEYFRTPNGNQLTQMTGNTSIQAIGNTTNFIPGGSANGQTAVNFVPSMPAEYGNNNVFMAPQTSNGNYQFRPTGVPFQQGNFSAFPSAQTPPVHSHSRIAHMNPLAQQAVPPPRNPYIVQSFPNSQSHYPSEEHWRMASGNFSPDDQHNNWLAGARALSCSEGSFVQDGYSRSNIDRSSMNPMNHQHTALNHLPSGAPLPGHVVPQMLPASSDIHTLNCWRPS from the exons atGCCTCCCGGCGGTAGGCGCGGCGCCAAGCAGGGCCGCAAGTGGACCAGGGAACCCCAACTCGGCGACCTCGTCCTCGCCAAGATCAAGGGATACCCGGCCTGGCCAGCCAAG ATCAGCAGGCCTGAGGACTGGGACCAGACGCCAACGCCGCGCAAGTTCTTCGTCTACTTCTATGGCACCAGAGAGAT TGCTTTTGTACCACTGGCAGATCTTCAGGAATTTACGGAGAAGACAAAGAATGATCTGTTAGATCGAGCTCCAAATATTAAAGTGCAAAGAAAATATGTCCAAGCTTATAATGATGCCGTAGAGCAGATCTGCAAGGCATATAGTGAGCTGCCAAAATCATCTGAAGCTGCAAGTGGAGCATTGCTTGATCAGAGTGAAAAGACTACAGAGCACCTTGCGAAGTCACCTGTCGATGGTGAGACTCCAGGGTTGGACCGAATGGAGAGTGATAGCCCTACTGATGACTCGAATGCTTCAGGGCAAGGCTCAGGTACTGAGGAGGACATGAAAGATGGTGGTCATGAAATAGGGGATCATTCTTTAGCAGTGTCTCAAAACAAAACATCTTCACTACAGGATCCTGAGCATCCGAAGACAAAAAAGCCGGTTGCATCCAAGTCTGCACTTGACATGTACCTAGAACAGGAGCATTCACCAACTTCTGTGCGTGCAGAAAGGGAGACTGAAGAGGTTAAAATTGAAAATGAGAGCCGTCCACCAGAAGGTTTTGTTCTGGACCCTAACTTGGAGGTAGTTTGCGCCCTTGAAGTGCCAATGAAATCTAAAGCCAACAAGCTGTTGAGGAATGCTGAAAAGAAGGAAAATAAGCGTGCTGATATTGGTAGTTCTACTGGAAGGACTGCTACAGAGGTTGCATCCGATGTATTAAACATGACGgctgacaaagagagcagagaATTTAAGAAGTCAAAAATCACAGCAAAACAATCACTTGCCACTGGTTCAGAGAAAAGGGACCATAATAAAATTGTGCATGGCAAGCCTGATAAGGAGTTGACTGGAAAATCATCTGGTGGGTTTTCTTCCGATAAGAAGTCTCTGCCTGGTGGTGGCCAACGCAAGACGGACAGTAATACTGATATACGTCCGGCAAAAAAGCCAAGACTTATGGACAAGGCTGGTGAAACAGATAAGACAGTTGCCAAGAGTGAGGCGAAGTTAAGCATTAATTATGAAAAGCATAATGCTATGAAACATGAGAGATCTACCGCTGTAGAAACAGGAAAAAACACGATTCCTAAGACTAGTATCAGTGATGATAGGGCACGGAGATCAGATAGTGTTGTATCACCCGTATCAAGGCTTCATTCTGAGGTTTTGGAACCAGCATCTTGTTCTGCAACTCAGTCAACTATCGCTGATTCTGCTAAAAAGGGTTCAAGCATGAAGGAGGGTGCCTCACGTGTTGATAGGCAATTGGCCAAACCCAAGAGAAGAGCGTGTCGCTTTGATGATGACGAGGATGAAGGACAGAGAACACCACTTCACAGAACTTCGGCCAAATCTATCTCTACACATATAGTCCCAGCTGAAAAGGCAGGTAGTCGGGGAAAATTTTCATCTCATGTTGGCAATGCTTCTTTAAAAAAATCAGGCCCTGCAAGAGAAGAGAAATCAAAAGGTTCTGGGATGTCACCTGCGAAGCATGAGCTAGTTTGTTCTTCACCGAATCAGGATAAAATGCATGCCAGACAACAGGTAATGGGGAGAAGATCACTCACAGGGTCAGCTGATACTTCTGCTGGCATGGGTAACAAAATGAACCTGCTTGATCGCAAATCCTCTAGTCAAGTAAAAATGCCTACATCCTCTGAGGTGAAGAAACTTCATAGTTCTTCTAAACAGTTGCACCTAACATCTGGGAACTCCCATTCTCGAAACTATCCTGCCTCAGAAAAGAACTCCTTGCTTTCTAAATCGGAAGACACGAAGGCAAAATTGAAGCCTGGGGCACAGGCTGTTGAGCATAAGGTGAGCACCACTGTGACTGTGTCAGCTGAACGGGCTGGGAAGCGTGATCACTTGAAAGAGGAAAG ATCCATTTCTGTTGATAAAGCAGCTTCTTCTGAACCTAACCCTGACTCGGTCAAGTCAATGAAACATCTTATTGCAGCTGCCCAAGCAAGGAGAAACCTTATGGCGTCTACTCATGGAAAGTTTGATGGGTCTTTGACTGATAATGTTGGTAGTACCTCAACACCATATGGTTTGCCAGGACTAAGCCCTAGTCCTGTTTTTCGCATTCCATCCCCACCCAGAATTGCTCTTCCTGAGAGTCCTGGTCAACGTATTGTTCTGAAAAGCCCAATGGAGCTTGACCATGAGCATGGAAAGAGTCCCAAATCTAGGCAGGCCAGCGGTTCACCTAGCGGTGGTACTGATGCAGCGATTGCTCGTGATGCTTTGGAGGGAATGATAGAGACACTATCAAGGACAAAGGATAGTATAGGACGTGCAACACGCCATGCAATTGAGTGCTCTAAATATGGCATTGCTGGAGAG ATTGTAGAGCTTCTCGTACAGAAATTGGAGAGCGAGCCTAATTTGCATCGCAGAATTGACCTCCTTTTTCTTGTGGATTCTATAACGCAGTGTTCTCATTCTCAGAGAG GCGTTGCTGGGGCTTCATATGTTCCCACTGTTCAAGCTTCGTTGCCTCGTCTTTTGGGTGCTGCTGCTCCACCTGGATCTAGTGCTCGTGAAAACCGGCGCCAGTGCCTCAAA GTTTTAAGATTGTGGCTTGAGAGAAAGATTATGCCAGAAGAAATACTCCGAAAGTACATGGGTGATATCGAGGTGCCAAATGATGATACTAGCACTAGTTTTATGCTGAAGCGACCATCCCGTGCTGAACGCTCTGTAGATGATCCTATTAGGGAGATGGATGACATGCTTGTTGATGAGTATGGAAG caatgcaacttttgagctTTCTGGAATTTTATCATCAAAAGTCtttgaagatgatgaagacTTCCCTCGAAATAATGGATTATCACCATTTATTTCGCAGCCTGTTGAAAGTGATAACATACGAGAAACTGAAGATACTATTGCTCCAGCCTCTGTTGAGGAGCACATTATTAGACCAGAGAATGTAACTACTGTTGCTGCTATGGAAGGTGCTTTGGAAGGCAATAAGCAACATACTGATGGTGCTATCCTTATTGAACATGACTCTAGACAAGAGCCTGGTTCAGAGCAGGCATTGATCGATCAGAATGAGCTTCCCCCTCTGCCTGATGGCCCTCCACCGCTTCCATCAGAttcaccacctcctccacctctTCCATCAGATTCACCACCCCCTCCACCGCTTCCATCAGGTTcatcacctcctccaccgcttCCATCCGAttcaccacctcctccacctcctttGCCTCCTTCACCGCCTCCTGCTacaccacctccgccgccaccgcttcCACTTTCGCCGGCttcaccacctccaccaccacctcccccGCTGCCTTCTGGACCACCTCCTCAGCCTGCTCCACCACGTCCGCCAACCCAGGCCCCACCTCTTCCTTCTATTCTGCCGCCTGTTCCTTCATCTCCATCATCATTAGGTTATCAGCCTCCAGCTCCAGAGTACTTCAGGACACCCAAT GGTAACCAATTGACCCAGATGACAGGAAATACATCAATTCAAGCTATTGGAAATACAACAAACTTCATTCCTGGTGGATCAGCCAATGGACAAACTGCGGTTAATTTTGTACCTTCAATGCCAGCAGAGTACGGAAACAATAACGTGTTTATGGCACCACAAACGTCTAATGGTAATTACCAGTTTCGGCCAACTGGTGTACCTTTTCAGCAAGGGAATTTCAGTGCCTTTCCATCTGCGCAAACCCCACCAGTTCATTCACACTCTCGTATCGCACACATGAATCCCTTGGCTCAACAAGCTGTACCACCTCCGCGCAATCCTTATATTGTGCAGTCCTTTCCAAACAGTCAGAGTCATTATCCATCTGAAGAGCATTGGCGGATGGCATCTGGTAACTTCAGTCCAGATGACCAGCATAATAATTGGCTGGCAGGTGCCAGAGCACTATCTTGCTCAGAAGGGTCATTTGTGCAGGATG GATATTCAAGGTCGAACATTGACAGATCTTCAATGAATCCTATGAATCATCAACATACTGCTCTAAACCATTTGCCATCTGGAGCACCACTACCAG GCCATGTTGTTCCTCAGATGCTACCAGCCAGTTCTGATATCCACACACTTAATTGCTGGAGGCCTTCTTGA